A single window of Watersipora subatra chromosome 9, tzWatSuba1.1, whole genome shotgun sequence DNA harbors:
- the LOC137405455 gene encoding large subunit GTPase 1 homolog: MKRNKKKGSSPALGATIIKDRFSKRNPHRSADSFLHTSELDDGYDWGRLNLQSVTEQNQLDDFLATAELAGTEFTAEKLNIEIVNGPVAAPGILSESQLLEISKVQERHKKQLRIPRRPNWHGGMSAEELQSLERNEFLEWRRSLAELQEMEHILITPYERNLDFWRQLWRVIERSDIVVQIVDSRNPLLFRCEDLEAYVKEVDSTKINVILINKSDFLTQHQRQHWCDYFNEQGNIRIFFWSAKLEAEKLAAEESTSSAEGVEVGVENSNESEEKGVYHSTPNLHTATELVEQLNLLGPQKKQMENVLTIGLVGYPNVGKSSTINAILQAKKCPVSATPGRTKHFQTLYIDANTMLCDCPGLVMPSFVTTKADMILNGILPIDQMRDHRPAINTLAQKIPRQSLELTYGIHLKKPKEGEQPDRPPTDLEILNAYGAMRGFMTSSGVPDCPRSSRILLKDYVNGKLLYCEAPPGVSKEDYICTPVMARDCCPLGEIEQGDIGLVVDSSVSKRLDKEFFSKSSATVHSRGKQLLTDTSEKLSKKHGNRGKREKARRMYAHLDQHDNY, translated from the exons atgaaacgaaACAAGAAAAAAGGAAGTTCTCCTGCATTAGGTGCCACAATTATAAAAGACAGATTTTCTAAACGAAATCCACATAGATCTGCTGACTCCTTC CTTCACACTAGCGAGTTAGATGATGGATATGATTGGGGAAGACTGAATTTGCAATCTGTCACTGAACAGAATCAGTTGGATGATTTTTTGGCAACTGCAGAACTAGCTGGTACTGAGTTTACAgctgaaaaattaaatattgag ATAGTCAATGGACCTGTGGCAGCGCCTGGCATTCTTTCAGAGTCTCAGCTACTTGAGATATCTAAAGTGCAAGAGCGACACAAAAAACAATTGCGAATACCTAGAAG GCCAAATTGGCATGGAGGTATGTCAGCCGAGGAATTACAGTCTCTTGAGAGGAACGAATTCCTTGAATGGAGGCGGAGCCTTGCTGAGTTACAGGAAATGGAACACATCCTAATCACTCCTTATGAAAGGAACCTTGACTTCTGGAGACAGCTGTGGCGGGTGATTGAAAGAAG TGATATCGTGGTGCAGATTGTGGACAGTCGAAACCCCCTGCTCTTCCGATGCGAAGACTTGGAAGCTTATGTGAAAGAAGTCGACTCAACTAAGATCAATGTTATACTGATAAATAAGAGTGACTTTCTCACGCAACATCAGAG ACAGCATTGGTGCGATTACTTCAACGAGCAAGGCAACATTCGTATCTTTTTTTGGTCTGCCAAGTTGGAGGCCGAAAAGTTGGCTGCAGAGGAGTCA ACCTCATCAGCAGAAGGGGTTGAAGTCGGTGTAGAGAATAGCAATGAAAGTGAGGAGAAGGGGGTGTATCATAGCACCCCGAACCTGCATACAGCTACAGAGCTTGTGGAGCAACTTAACTTGCTGGGGCCTCAAAAGAAACAAATGGAAAATGTTTTAACTATTGGCTTG GTTGGCTATCCGAATGTGGGTAAAAGCTCGACTATAAATGCCATTTTACAAGCAAAGAAATGTCCAGTATCAGCGACTCCTGGCAGAACAAAGCACTTTCAGACACTCTACATTGATGCTAACACCATGCTATGTGACTGCCCAG GGCTTGTCATGCCTTCCTTCGTCACCACAAAAGCAGACATGATCTTGAATGGAATCCTACCTATTGACCAGATGAGAGACCATAGGCCTGCCATCAATACGCTTGCTCAAAAGATTCCTAG ACAGAGCTTAGAGTTAACTTATGGAATTCACTTAAAGAAGCCGAAAGAAGGAGAGCAGCCTGACCGTCCACCAACAGATCTGGAGATACTAAATGCTTACGGAG CAATGCGAGGGTTTATGACCTCAAGTGGAGTACCTGATTGCCCACGATCTTCCAGAATCCTTCTAAAAGATTATGTGAAT GGAAAGTTGTTATACTGTGAAGCTCCCCCTGGTGTTTCTAAAGAAGACTACATATGCACGCCTGTGATGGCCAGAGATTGCTGTCCACTCGGTGAGATTGAACAAGGTGATATAGGGTTGGTAGTGGACAGCTCAGTCAGCAAAAGACTTGATAAAGAGTTTTTTTCAAAG TCATCAGCAACAGTTCATTCTCGAGGAAAGCAGTTGCTAACTGACACCTCGGAGAAGTTATCCAAGAAACATGGTAATCGTGGCAAAAGGGAAAAGGCAAGACGAATGTATGCGCACCTAGATCAACATGACAATTATTGA